The following proteins are co-located in the Nerophis ophidion isolate RoL-2023_Sa linkage group LG04, RoL_Noph_v1.0, whole genome shotgun sequence genome:
- the LOC133550663 gene encoding neuronal PAS domain-containing protein 2-like isoform X6, with protein sequence MGKSVSMDNLSDFGGPCPSSRREWDTSSCVDDLMDEDEKDRAKRASRNKSEKKRRDQFNVLIKELCTMLQGQGHPRKMDKSTILQRTIDFLQKQKDISVQNETCDVRQDWKPSFLGNEEFTQLMLEALDGFLVALTTDGNIIYVSDSVSSLIGHLPSDMVDQNILNFLPEREHGEVYKLLSSHMLMTDPIAADFLASDSHVEFCCHLARGNIDPKEPPVYEYVKFVGDFKFHNNVPTSSCNGVELTLPRSLQSSLEEQVCLIATVRLVTPQFVKDLCNADDPCDEFTSRHSLEWKFLFLDHRASPIIGYLPFEVLGTSGYDYYHVDDLELIAQCHKQLMQFGKGKSCYYRFLTKGQQWIWLRTHYYITYHQWNSKPEFIVCTHTVVSYAEVRAERRRAFGLEELSPPEIAPSSVKAQELYLDMCCTLDPPQDRNSGARSVSSHSSRKSSHTALSDSASATNSYTETCTPSWQAASIGSERTPARQAGSSKNLTQRQNSFDLVPQMSLPVSPPCSKHSVMQQQRSPSSSVFQLQQPQLGVMNQLKEQLEERTRILQADIKTQQQELHDIKEKLHLANLQMLLQQPVHNEFGQHPQQQGPGRPSSQSQSGVIRQLPSHPKAPSCGANSSSPHSLLRENSSPSSTQRISRSGQVQSTNTRPLHDPNQRQTDSSEFNQDGQLRMLLNQPMQTLVPTSSGSSQPSQQCNMGIPQTLYTLDQQIITPSFSMQQVNCNAVLVPSQVFTSPIMIPHNSFISHQSQSSYQAQPQASHHSLQLQQPQQFFQMTQGLVHNGSTPTFLHTANLQQQSTVGYIQQPSQSQQQQPQQRQYQLSQNQNANVSDFRNMLTR encoded by the exons GGCATCCCGAAACAAATCAGAAAAGAAGAGAAGAGACCAGTTCAATGTGCTCATCAAGGAGTTATGCACCATGCTGCAGGGCCAAGGCCATCCTCGCAAGATGGACAAGTCCACCATACTACAAAGAACCATTGACTTCTTGCAGAAACAAAAAG ACATCAGTGTACAGAATGAAACGTGTGATGTCAGACAAGACTGGAAGCCTTCATTCCTCGGCAACGAGGAGTTCACGCAGCTCATGCTAGAG GCGCTAGATGGTTTCTTGGTAGCATTAACTACGGATGGAAACATCATATACGTGTCGGACAGTGTGTCTTCCCTTATTGGACATTTGCCG TCAGATATGGTGGACCAAAATATCTTAAATTTCCTCCCGGAGCGGGAACACGGGGAGGTGTACAAGCTGCTATCATCCCATATGCTGATGACTGACCCCATTGCTGCTGACTTCTTGGCCA GTGATTCACATGTAGAATTTTGCTGTCACCTAGCCAGAGGGAACATTGATCCAAAGGAGCCGCCTGTGTACGAGTATGTCAAGTTTGTTGGTGATTTCAAATTTCATAACAACG TGCCTACATCCTCTTGTAATGGGGTTGAATTGACGTTACCAAGAAGCCTACAATCATCGCTGGAGGAGCAGGTCTGCCTCATTGCTACTGTTCGATTAGTCACCCCGCAGTTTGTCAAG GATTTATGTAACGCGGATGATCCTTGTGATGAATTCACATCGCGGCACAGCCTTGAATGGAAGTTCCTGTTTCTAGATCACAG AGCTTCTCCAATCATTGGATATTTACCCTTTGAGGTTCTAGGAACGTCTGGCTATGATTACTATCACGTGGATGACTTGGAGCTTATAGCGCAATGTCATAAACAAC TGATGCAGTTTGGAAAAGGTAAATCGTGCTACTATCGCTTTCTGACAAAGGGTCAGCAGTGGATTTGGTTGCGGACGCACTACTACATCACGTATCACCAGTGGAACTCCAAACCTGAGTTCATCGTGTGTACTCACACTGTTGTCAG TTATGCTGAAGTGCGAGCTGAAAGGAGGCGAGCGTTTGGCCTTGAGGAGCTATCTCCACCTGAAATTGCTCCCTCTTCTGTGAAG GCCCAGGAACTGTACTTGGACATGTGCTGCACATTGGACCCACCACAGGACAGAAACAGCGGTGCACGTTCAGTATCCTCCCACAGCTCCCGGAAGTCCTCCCACACAGCCCTGTCAGATTCTGCAT CAGCAACAAACTCGTACACAGAAACATGCACGCCGTCATGGCAGGCTGCGTCTATCGGCTCCGAGAGAACGCCGGCCAGACAAGCTGGGAGTTCAAAG AATTTGACCCAAAGACAAAATTCCTTTGACCTGGTCCCCCAAATGAGCCTCCCTGTTTCCCCTCCCTGCAGCAAGCACTCAGTGATG CAGCAGCAGCGGTCACCGTCATCATCTGTGTTCCAACTGCAGCAGCCTCAGCTTGGTGTCATGAACCAGCTGAAGGAGCAATTGGAGGAGCGGACACGCATCCTGCAGGCTGACATTAAGACGCAGCAGCAGGAGCTCCACGACATCAAGGAGAAGCTTCACCTTGCTAATCTTCAG ATGTTGCTACAGCAGCCTGTCCACAATGAATTTGGCCAACATCCCCAGCAGCAGGGCCCAGGCAGGCCCAGCTCGCAGAGCCAATCAGGCGTCATCAGGCAGCTCCCAAGCCACCCGAAAGCACCCTCATGCGGGGCTAACAGTTCGTCCCCTCATTCGCTGCTGAGGGAGAACAGCTCTCCCTCATCAACACAA AGGATCTCGCGGAGCGGCCAGGTGCAGTCA ACCAACACCAGGCCTCTACACGATCCAAACCAAAGACAGACGGACAGCAGCGAGTTTAACCAAGATGGACAACTTCG CATGCTCCTCAACCAGCCAATGCAGACACTGGTTCCCACCAGCAGCGGGTCCTCGCAGCCTTCCCAGCAGTGCAACATGGGCATTCCCCAGACCCT ATACACCTTGGATCAGCAGATCATCACGCCTTCGTTCTCCATGCAACAGGTCAACTGCAACGCCGTGCTCGTGCCCTCTCAGGTCTTCACGTCGCCCATCATGATCCCGCACAACAGTTTCATCTCCCACCAGTCGCAGTCAAGCTACCAGGCTCAGCCTCAAGCCTCACATCACTCCCTACAGCTGCAGCAGCCTCAGCAGTTTTTTCAG ATGACTCAAGGACTTGTGCACAACGGGTCGACTCCAACGTTCTTACACACCGCCAACCTCCAGCAACAAAGCACCGTGGGATACATCCAGCAGCCGTCGCAATCACAGCAGCAACAGCCGCAACAAAGACAATACCAACTTTCCCAAAACCAGAATGCGAACGTTTCTGACTTCAGAAATATGCTAACGCGGTAG
- the LOC133550663 gene encoding neuronal PAS domain-containing protein 2-like isoform X5, producing MGKSVSMDNLSDFGGPCPSSRREWDTSSCVDDLMDEDEKDRAKRASRNKSEKKRRDQFNVLIKELCTMLQGQGHPRKMDKSTILQRTIDFLQKQKDISVQNETCDVRQDWKPSFLGNEEFTQLMLEALDGFLVALTTDGNIIYVSDSVSSLIGHLPSDMVDQNILNFLPEREHGEVYKLLSSHMLMTDPIAADFLASDSHVEFCCHLARGNIDPKEPPVYEYVKFVGDFKFHNNVPTSSCNGVELTLPRSLQSSLEEQVCLIATVRLVTPQFVKDLCNADDPCDEFTSRHSLEWKFLFLDHRASPIIGYLPFEVLGTSGYDYYHVDDLELIAQCHKQLMQFGKGKSCYYRFLTKGQQWIWLRTHYYITYHQWNSKPEFIVCTHTVVSYAEVRAERRRAFGLEELSPPEIAPSSVKAQELYLDMCCTLDPPQDRNSGARSVSSHSSRKSSHTALSDSASATNSYTETCTPSWQAASIGSERTPARQAGSSKNLTQRQNSFDLVPQMSLPVSPPCSKHSVMQQQRSPSSSVFQLQQPQLGVMNQLKEQLEERTRILQADIKTQQQELHDIKEKLHLANLQMLLQQPVHNEFGQHPQQQGPGRPSSQSQSGVIRQLPSHPKAPSCGANSSSPHSLLRENSSPSSTQRISRSGQVQSTNTRPLHDPNQRQTDSSEFNQDGQLRSMLLNQPMQTLVPTSSGSSQPSQQCNMGIPQTLYTLDQQIITPSFSMQQVNCNAVLVPSQVFTSPIMIPHNSFISHQSQSSYQAQPQASHHSLQLQQPQQFFQMTQGLVHNGSTPTFLHTANLQQQSTVGYIQQPSQSQQQQPQQRQYQLSQNQNANVSDFRNMLTR from the exons GGCATCCCGAAACAAATCAGAAAAGAAGAGAAGAGACCAGTTCAATGTGCTCATCAAGGAGTTATGCACCATGCTGCAGGGCCAAGGCCATCCTCGCAAGATGGACAAGTCCACCATACTACAAAGAACCATTGACTTCTTGCAGAAACAAAAAG ACATCAGTGTACAGAATGAAACGTGTGATGTCAGACAAGACTGGAAGCCTTCATTCCTCGGCAACGAGGAGTTCACGCAGCTCATGCTAGAG GCGCTAGATGGTTTCTTGGTAGCATTAACTACGGATGGAAACATCATATACGTGTCGGACAGTGTGTCTTCCCTTATTGGACATTTGCCG TCAGATATGGTGGACCAAAATATCTTAAATTTCCTCCCGGAGCGGGAACACGGGGAGGTGTACAAGCTGCTATCATCCCATATGCTGATGACTGACCCCATTGCTGCTGACTTCTTGGCCA GTGATTCACATGTAGAATTTTGCTGTCACCTAGCCAGAGGGAACATTGATCCAAAGGAGCCGCCTGTGTACGAGTATGTCAAGTTTGTTGGTGATTTCAAATTTCATAACAACG TGCCTACATCCTCTTGTAATGGGGTTGAATTGACGTTACCAAGAAGCCTACAATCATCGCTGGAGGAGCAGGTCTGCCTCATTGCTACTGTTCGATTAGTCACCCCGCAGTTTGTCAAG GATTTATGTAACGCGGATGATCCTTGTGATGAATTCACATCGCGGCACAGCCTTGAATGGAAGTTCCTGTTTCTAGATCACAG AGCTTCTCCAATCATTGGATATTTACCCTTTGAGGTTCTAGGAACGTCTGGCTATGATTACTATCACGTGGATGACTTGGAGCTTATAGCGCAATGTCATAAACAAC TGATGCAGTTTGGAAAAGGTAAATCGTGCTACTATCGCTTTCTGACAAAGGGTCAGCAGTGGATTTGGTTGCGGACGCACTACTACATCACGTATCACCAGTGGAACTCCAAACCTGAGTTCATCGTGTGTACTCACACTGTTGTCAG TTATGCTGAAGTGCGAGCTGAAAGGAGGCGAGCGTTTGGCCTTGAGGAGCTATCTCCACCTGAAATTGCTCCCTCTTCTGTGAAG GCCCAGGAACTGTACTTGGACATGTGCTGCACATTGGACCCACCACAGGACAGAAACAGCGGTGCACGTTCAGTATCCTCCCACAGCTCCCGGAAGTCCTCCCACACAGCCCTGTCAGATTCTGCAT CAGCAACAAACTCGTACACAGAAACATGCACGCCGTCATGGCAGGCTGCGTCTATCGGCTCCGAGAGAACGCCGGCCAGACAAGCTGGGAGTTCAAAG AATTTGACCCAAAGACAAAATTCCTTTGACCTGGTCCCCCAAATGAGCCTCCCTGTTTCCCCTCCCTGCAGCAAGCACTCAGTGATG CAGCAGCAGCGGTCACCGTCATCATCTGTGTTCCAACTGCAGCAGCCTCAGCTTGGTGTCATGAACCAGCTGAAGGAGCAATTGGAGGAGCGGACACGCATCCTGCAGGCTGACATTAAGACGCAGCAGCAGGAGCTCCACGACATCAAGGAGAAGCTTCACCTTGCTAATCTTCAG ATGTTGCTACAGCAGCCTGTCCACAATGAATTTGGCCAACATCCCCAGCAGCAGGGCCCAGGCAGGCCCAGCTCGCAGAGCCAATCAGGCGTCATCAGGCAGCTCCCAAGCCACCCGAAAGCACCCTCATGCGGGGCTAACAGTTCGTCCCCTCATTCGCTGCTGAGGGAGAACAGCTCTCCCTCATCAACACAA AGGATCTCGCGGAGCGGCCAGGTGCAGTCA ACCAACACCAGGCCTCTACACGATCCAAACCAAAGACAGACGGACAGCAGCGAGTTTAACCAAGATGGACAACTTCG CAGCATGCTCCTCAACCAGCCAATGCAGACACTGGTTCCCACCAGCAGCGGGTCCTCGCAGCCTTCCCAGCAGTGCAACATGGGCATTCCCCAGACCCT ATACACCTTGGATCAGCAGATCATCACGCCTTCGTTCTCCATGCAACAGGTCAACTGCAACGCCGTGCTCGTGCCCTCTCAGGTCTTCACGTCGCCCATCATGATCCCGCACAACAGTTTCATCTCCCACCAGTCGCAGTCAAGCTACCAGGCTCAGCCTCAAGCCTCACATCACTCCCTACAGCTGCAGCAGCCTCAGCAGTTTTTTCAG ATGACTCAAGGACTTGTGCACAACGGGTCGACTCCAACGTTCTTACACACCGCCAACCTCCAGCAACAAAGCACCGTGGGATACATCCAGCAGCCGTCGCAATCACAGCAGCAACAGCCGCAACAAAGACAATACCAACTTTCCCAAAACCAGAATGCGAACGTTTCTGACTTCAGAAATATGCTAACGCGGTAG
- the LOC133550663 gene encoding neuronal PAS domain-containing protein 2-like isoform X8 produces MGKSVSMDNLSDFGGPCPSSRREWDTSSCVDDLMDEDEKDRAKRASRNKSEKKRRDQFNVLIKELCTMLQGQGHPRKMDKSTILQRTIDFLQKQKDISVQNETCDVRQDWKPSFLGNEEFTQLMLEALDGFLVALTTDGNIIYVSDSVSSLIGHLPSDMVDQNILNFLPEREHGEVYKLLSSHMLMTDPIAADFLASDSHVEFCCHLARGNIDPKEPPVYEYVKFVGDFKFHNNVPTSSCNGVELTLPRSLQSSLEEQVCLIATVRLVTPQFVKDLCNADDPCDEFTSRHSLEWKFLFLDHRASPIIGYLPFEVLGTSGYDYYHVDDLELIAQCHKQLMQFGKGKSCYYRFLTKGQQWIWLRTHYYITYHQWNSKPEFIVCTHTVVSYAEVRAERRRAFGLEELSPPEIAPSSVKAQELYLDMCCTLDPPQDRNSGARSVSSHSSRKSSHTALSDSASATNSYTETCTPSWQAASIGSERTPARQAGSSKQQRSPSSSVFQLQQPQLGVMNQLKEQLEERTRILQADIKTQQQELHDIKEKLHLANLQMLLQQPVHNEFGQHPQQQGPGRPSSQSQSGVIRQLPSHPKAPSCGANSSSPHSLLRENSSPSSTQRISRSGQVQSVSLPMQTNTSLTMPFYSNPMMFSQTNTRPLHDPNQRQTDSSEFNQDGQLRSMLLNQPMQTLVPTSSGSSQPSQQCNMGIPQTLYTLDQQIITPSFSMQQVNCNAVLVPSQVFTSPIMIPHNSFISHQSQSSYQAQPQASHHSLQLQQPQQFFQMTQGLVHNGSTPTFLHTANLQQQSTVGYIQQPSQSQQQQPQQRQYQLSQNQNANVSDFRNMLTR; encoded by the exons GGCATCCCGAAACAAATCAGAAAAGAAGAGAAGAGACCAGTTCAATGTGCTCATCAAGGAGTTATGCACCATGCTGCAGGGCCAAGGCCATCCTCGCAAGATGGACAAGTCCACCATACTACAAAGAACCATTGACTTCTTGCAGAAACAAAAAG ACATCAGTGTACAGAATGAAACGTGTGATGTCAGACAAGACTGGAAGCCTTCATTCCTCGGCAACGAGGAGTTCACGCAGCTCATGCTAGAG GCGCTAGATGGTTTCTTGGTAGCATTAACTACGGATGGAAACATCATATACGTGTCGGACAGTGTGTCTTCCCTTATTGGACATTTGCCG TCAGATATGGTGGACCAAAATATCTTAAATTTCCTCCCGGAGCGGGAACACGGGGAGGTGTACAAGCTGCTATCATCCCATATGCTGATGACTGACCCCATTGCTGCTGACTTCTTGGCCA GTGATTCACATGTAGAATTTTGCTGTCACCTAGCCAGAGGGAACATTGATCCAAAGGAGCCGCCTGTGTACGAGTATGTCAAGTTTGTTGGTGATTTCAAATTTCATAACAACG TGCCTACATCCTCTTGTAATGGGGTTGAATTGACGTTACCAAGAAGCCTACAATCATCGCTGGAGGAGCAGGTCTGCCTCATTGCTACTGTTCGATTAGTCACCCCGCAGTTTGTCAAG GATTTATGTAACGCGGATGATCCTTGTGATGAATTCACATCGCGGCACAGCCTTGAATGGAAGTTCCTGTTTCTAGATCACAG AGCTTCTCCAATCATTGGATATTTACCCTTTGAGGTTCTAGGAACGTCTGGCTATGATTACTATCACGTGGATGACTTGGAGCTTATAGCGCAATGTCATAAACAAC TGATGCAGTTTGGAAAAGGTAAATCGTGCTACTATCGCTTTCTGACAAAGGGTCAGCAGTGGATTTGGTTGCGGACGCACTACTACATCACGTATCACCAGTGGAACTCCAAACCTGAGTTCATCGTGTGTACTCACACTGTTGTCAG TTATGCTGAAGTGCGAGCTGAAAGGAGGCGAGCGTTTGGCCTTGAGGAGCTATCTCCACCTGAAATTGCTCCCTCTTCTGTGAAG GCCCAGGAACTGTACTTGGACATGTGCTGCACATTGGACCCACCACAGGACAGAAACAGCGGTGCACGTTCAGTATCCTCCCACAGCTCCCGGAAGTCCTCCCACACAGCCCTGTCAGATTCTGCAT CAGCAACAAACTCGTACACAGAAACATGCACGCCGTCATGGCAGGCTGCGTCTATCGGCTCCGAGAGAACGCCGGCCAGACAAGCTGGGAGTTCAAAG CAGCAGCGGTCACCGTCATCATCTGTGTTCCAACTGCAGCAGCCTCAGCTTGGTGTCATGAACCAGCTGAAGGAGCAATTGGAGGAGCGGACACGCATCCTGCAGGCTGACATTAAGACGCAGCAGCAGGAGCTCCACGACATCAAGGAGAAGCTTCACCTTGCTAATCTTCAG ATGTTGCTACAGCAGCCTGTCCACAATGAATTTGGCCAACATCCCCAGCAGCAGGGCCCAGGCAGGCCCAGCTCGCAGAGCCAATCAGGCGTCATCAGGCAGCTCCCAAGCCACCCGAAAGCACCCTCATGCGGGGCTAACAGTTCGTCCCCTCATTCGCTGCTGAGGGAGAACAGCTCTCCCTCATCAACACAA AGGATCTCGCGGAGCGGCCAGGTGCAGTCAGTGAGTTTGCCGATGCAGACCAACACGAGTCTGACCATGCCCTTCTATAGCAACCCCATGATGTTCTCTCAGACCAACACCAGGCCTCTACACGATCCAAACCAAAGACAGACGGACAGCAGCGAGTTTAACCAAGATGGACAACTTCG CAGCATGCTCCTCAACCAGCCAATGCAGACACTGGTTCCCACCAGCAGCGGGTCCTCGCAGCCTTCCCAGCAGTGCAACATGGGCATTCCCCAGACCCT ATACACCTTGGATCAGCAGATCATCACGCCTTCGTTCTCCATGCAACAGGTCAACTGCAACGCCGTGCTCGTGCCCTCTCAGGTCTTCACGTCGCCCATCATGATCCCGCACAACAGTTTCATCTCCCACCAGTCGCAGTCAAGCTACCAGGCTCAGCCTCAAGCCTCACATCACTCCCTACAGCTGCAGCAGCCTCAGCAGTTTTTTCAG ATGACTCAAGGACTTGTGCACAACGGGTCGACTCCAACGTTCTTACACACCGCCAACCTCCAGCAACAAAGCACCGTGGGATACATCCAGCAGCCGTCGCAATCACAGCAGCAACAGCCGCAACAAAGACAATACCAACTTTCCCAAAACCAGAATGCGAACGTTTCTGACTTCAGAAATATGCTAACGCGGTAG
- the LOC133550663 gene encoding neuronal PAS domain-containing protein 2-like isoform X2, with protein sequence MGKSVSMDNLSDFGGPCPSSRREWDTSSCVDDLMDEDEKDRAKRASRNKSEKKRRDQFNVLIKELCTMLQGQGHPRKMDKSTILQRTIDFLQKQKDISVQNETCDVRQDWKPSFLGNEEFTQLMLEALDGFLVALTTDGNIIYVSDSVSSLIGHLPSDMVDQNILNFLPEREHGEVYKLLSSHMLMTDPIAADFLASDSHVEFCCHLARGNIDPKEPPVYEYVKFVGDFKFHNNVPTSSCNGVELTLPRSLQSSLEEQVCLIATVRLVTPQFVKDLCNADDPCDEFTSRHSLEWKFLFLDHRASPIIGYLPFEVLGTSGYDYYHVDDLELIAQCHKQLMQFGKGKSCYYRFLTKGQQWIWLRTHYYITYHQWNSKPEFIVCTHTVVSYAEVRAERRRAFGLEELSPPEIAPSSVKAQELYLDMCCTLDPPQDRNSGARSVSSHSSRKSSHTALSDSASATNSYTETCTPSWQAASIGSERTPARQAGSSKNLTQRQNSFDLVPQMSLPVSPPCSKHSVMQQQRSPSSSVFQLQQPQLGVMNQLKEQLEERTRILQADIKTQQQELHDIKEKLHLANLQMLLQQPVHNEFGQHPQQQGPGRPSSQSQSGVIRQLPSHPKAPSCGANSSSPHSLLRENSSPSSTQRISRSGQVQSVSLPMQTNTSLTMPFYSNPMMFSQTNTRPLHDPNQRQTDSSEFNQDGQLRMLLNQPMQTLVPTSSGSSQPSQQCNMGIPQTLYTLDQQIITPSFSMQQVNCNAVLVPSQVFTSPIMIPHNSFISHQSQSSYQAQPQASHHSLQLQQPQQFFQMTQGLVHNGSTPTFLHTANLQQQSTVGYIQQPSQSQQQQPQQRQYQLSQNQNANVSDFRNMLTR encoded by the exons GGCATCCCGAAACAAATCAGAAAAGAAGAGAAGAGACCAGTTCAATGTGCTCATCAAGGAGTTATGCACCATGCTGCAGGGCCAAGGCCATCCTCGCAAGATGGACAAGTCCACCATACTACAAAGAACCATTGACTTCTTGCAGAAACAAAAAG ACATCAGTGTACAGAATGAAACGTGTGATGTCAGACAAGACTGGAAGCCTTCATTCCTCGGCAACGAGGAGTTCACGCAGCTCATGCTAGAG GCGCTAGATGGTTTCTTGGTAGCATTAACTACGGATGGAAACATCATATACGTGTCGGACAGTGTGTCTTCCCTTATTGGACATTTGCCG TCAGATATGGTGGACCAAAATATCTTAAATTTCCTCCCGGAGCGGGAACACGGGGAGGTGTACAAGCTGCTATCATCCCATATGCTGATGACTGACCCCATTGCTGCTGACTTCTTGGCCA GTGATTCACATGTAGAATTTTGCTGTCACCTAGCCAGAGGGAACATTGATCCAAAGGAGCCGCCTGTGTACGAGTATGTCAAGTTTGTTGGTGATTTCAAATTTCATAACAACG TGCCTACATCCTCTTGTAATGGGGTTGAATTGACGTTACCAAGAAGCCTACAATCATCGCTGGAGGAGCAGGTCTGCCTCATTGCTACTGTTCGATTAGTCACCCCGCAGTTTGTCAAG GATTTATGTAACGCGGATGATCCTTGTGATGAATTCACATCGCGGCACAGCCTTGAATGGAAGTTCCTGTTTCTAGATCACAG AGCTTCTCCAATCATTGGATATTTACCCTTTGAGGTTCTAGGAACGTCTGGCTATGATTACTATCACGTGGATGACTTGGAGCTTATAGCGCAATGTCATAAACAAC TGATGCAGTTTGGAAAAGGTAAATCGTGCTACTATCGCTTTCTGACAAAGGGTCAGCAGTGGATTTGGTTGCGGACGCACTACTACATCACGTATCACCAGTGGAACTCCAAACCTGAGTTCATCGTGTGTACTCACACTGTTGTCAG TTATGCTGAAGTGCGAGCTGAAAGGAGGCGAGCGTTTGGCCTTGAGGAGCTATCTCCACCTGAAATTGCTCCCTCTTCTGTGAAG GCCCAGGAACTGTACTTGGACATGTGCTGCACATTGGACCCACCACAGGACAGAAACAGCGGTGCACGTTCAGTATCCTCCCACAGCTCCCGGAAGTCCTCCCACACAGCCCTGTCAGATTCTGCAT CAGCAACAAACTCGTACACAGAAACATGCACGCCGTCATGGCAGGCTGCGTCTATCGGCTCCGAGAGAACGCCGGCCAGACAAGCTGGGAGTTCAAAG AATTTGACCCAAAGACAAAATTCCTTTGACCTGGTCCCCCAAATGAGCCTCCCTGTTTCCCCTCCCTGCAGCAAGCACTCAGTGATG CAGCAGCAGCGGTCACCGTCATCATCTGTGTTCCAACTGCAGCAGCCTCAGCTTGGTGTCATGAACCAGCTGAAGGAGCAATTGGAGGAGCGGACACGCATCCTGCAGGCTGACATTAAGACGCAGCAGCAGGAGCTCCACGACATCAAGGAGAAGCTTCACCTTGCTAATCTTCAG ATGTTGCTACAGCAGCCTGTCCACAATGAATTTGGCCAACATCCCCAGCAGCAGGGCCCAGGCAGGCCCAGCTCGCAGAGCCAATCAGGCGTCATCAGGCAGCTCCCAAGCCACCCGAAAGCACCCTCATGCGGGGCTAACAGTTCGTCCCCTCATTCGCTGCTGAGGGAGAACAGCTCTCCCTCATCAACACAA AGGATCTCGCGGAGCGGCCAGGTGCAGTCAGTGAGTTTGCCGATGCAGACCAACACGAGTCTGACCATGCCCTTCTATAGCAACCCCATGATGTTCTCTCAGACCAACACCAGGCCTCTACACGATCCAAACCAAAGACAGACGGACAGCAGCGAGTTTAACCAAGATGGACAACTTCG CATGCTCCTCAACCAGCCAATGCAGACACTGGTTCCCACCAGCAGCGGGTCCTCGCAGCCTTCCCAGCAGTGCAACATGGGCATTCCCCAGACCCT ATACACCTTGGATCAGCAGATCATCACGCCTTCGTTCTCCATGCAACAGGTCAACTGCAACGCCGTGCTCGTGCCCTCTCAGGTCTTCACGTCGCCCATCATGATCCCGCACAACAGTTTCATCTCCCACCAGTCGCAGTCAAGCTACCAGGCTCAGCCTCAAGCCTCACATCACTCCCTACAGCTGCAGCAGCCTCAGCAGTTTTTTCAG ATGACTCAAGGACTTGTGCACAACGGGTCGACTCCAACGTTCTTACACACCGCCAACCTCCAGCAACAAAGCACCGTGGGATACATCCAGCAGCCGTCGCAATCACAGCAGCAACAGCCGCAACAAAGACAATACCAACTTTCCCAAAACCAGAATGCGAACGTTTCTGACTTCAGAAATATGCTAACGCGGTAG